A single genomic interval of Cucumis sativus cultivar 9930 chromosome 5, Cucumber_9930_V3, whole genome shotgun sequence harbors:
- the LOC101221701 gene encoding G-type lectin S-receptor-like serine/threonine-protein kinase At1g34300 → MFFDAAPLSILLLLPLASAQPTTNPRKFSSFSISQSPWRPTQNLTLLSPNSLFAAGFHPLPNNSNLFIFSVWYFNISTDNVVWSANRLHPVNRSAALVITATGQLRLNDASGRNLWPSNNVSAHSNSTQLILRDDGDLIYGTWESFQFPTNTFLPNHTFNGTSIVSNNGKYSFVNSANLTFGTETYWSSGNPFQNFQIDGQIIINNQIPVIPSDFNSTRFRKLVLDDDGNLRIFSFNPNWPRWDVVWQAHVELCQILDTCGPNSVCMSSGSYNSTYCVCAPGFSPNPRGGARQGCHRKLNVSNKPKFLQLDFVNFRGGVKQISLQTPNISVCQADCLKNSSCVGYTFSFDGNGNAHAQCVLQLDILSNGLWSPGMKAAAFVKVDNSETDRSNFTGMMYKLQTTCPVRITLRPPPVNKDNTTRNILIISTIFVAELITGAVFFWAFLKRFVKYRDMARTLGLESLPAGGPKRFNYAELKTATNDFSTCIGRGGFGEVFKGELPDKRVVAVKCLKNVAGGDRDFWAEVTIIARMHHLNLLRLWGFCAEKGQRILVYEHIPNGSLDKFLFVKHSPSDSEKEERETEEERSPLDWSIRYRIAIGVARAIAYLHEECLEWVLHRDIKPENILLDNDFCPKLSDFGLSKLRKNEETTVSMSRIRGTPGYVAPELVKLGSNSITTKADVYSFGMVLLEIISGTRNFEIKRWTVESADWYFPGWAFEKAFVEEKMKEILDGRIREEYERGGNVCIVNRMVETAMWCLQNQPEKRPSMGKVVKMLEGKLEIPPPEKPSIYFLSQ, encoded by the coding sequence ATGTTTTTCGACGCCGCCCCTCTCTCCATCCTCCTCCTCTTACCTCTGGCCTCCGCCCAACCCACAACAAACCCCCGCAAATTCTCCTCCTTCTCAATTTCCCAATCTCCATGGCGGCCCACCCAGAACCTCACTCTCCTTTCCCCCAACTCCCTTTTCGCCGCCGGCTTCCACCCACTACCCAACAACTCCaatctcttcatcttctccgtTTGGTACTTCAACATCTCAACCGACAACGTCGTCTGGTCCGCCAACCGTCTTCATCCGGTCAACCGTTCAGCAGCTCTGGTCATCACAGCCACCGGCCAGCTCCGTCTCAACGACGCCTCCGGTCGCAACCTCTGGCCTTCCAACAATGTCTCAGCCCATTCAAACTCGACCCAATTAATCCTTCGCGACGATGGTGACTTGATTTACGGCACATGGGAAAGCTTCCAATTCCCCACCAATACTTTCTTGCCTAATCATACATTTAATGGAACCTCAATCGTCTCCAACAACGGCAAATATTCGTTTGTAAACTCTGCTAATTTGACGTTTGGTACAGAGACTTATTGGTCCTCTGGAAATCCATTCcagaattttcaaattgatggtcaaattatcataaacaatcaaatccCAGTTATCCCTTCTGATTTTAACTCGACCCGGTTCCGGAAATTGGTTCTTGATGATGATGGGAACCTCAGGATTTTTAGTTTCAACCCCAATTGGCCTCGGTGGGATGTAGTTTGGCAAGCACATGTAGAGTTGTGTCAAATTTTAGATACTTGTGGCCCAAATTCTGTCTGTATGAGTAGTGGCAGTTACAATTCCACTTATTGTGTCTGCGCACCCGGATTCAGCCCCAATCCTCGAGGAGGAGCGCGGCAGGGATGCCACCGGAAACTCAACGTATCAAACAAACCCAAGTTTCTTCAACTGGATTTTGTGAATTTCAGAGGCGGGGTTAAACAAATCTCTTTGCAAACTCCAAATATTTCAGTCTGTCAAGCGGATTGCTTGAAGAATTCGAGCTGCGTGGGCTATACATTCAGCTTCGACGGCAACGGCAACGCCCACGCCCAGTGTGTGCTTCAGCTAGACATTTTGTCGAACGGGTTGTGGTCTCCTGGGATGAAGGCAGCTGCCTTTGTGAAGGTCGACAATTCGGAAACAGATCGCTCAAATTTCACCGGAATGATGTACAAACTCCAAACTACATGTCCAGTTCGCATAACCCTCCGGCCCCCACCGGTAAATAAAGACAACACCACCAGAAACATATTGATAATCAGTACCATATTCGTTGCCGAACTAATTACCGGTGCAGTTTTCTTCTGGGCATTCTTGAAGAGATTTGTAAAATACAGAGACATGGCTCGCACTCTTGGTCTCGAATCACTTCCCGCCGGCGGCCCAAAGCGGTTCAATTATGCCGAGCTAAAGACGGCCACAAACGACTTCTCGACCTGCATCGGAAGAGGGGGATTCGGCGAAGTCTTCAAGGGGGAGCTGCCAGACAAACGTGTGGTAGCCGTCAAGTGCTTGAAAAACGTCGCGGGAGGTGACCGTGACTTTTGGGCGGAGGTCACCATCATCGCGAGGATGCACCATCTTAACTTGCTTCGATTATGGGGATTCTGCGCAGAAAAGGGTCAGAGAATTTTAGTATACGAACATATCCCGAATGGATCGCTGGACAAATTCCTGTTTGTGAAGCATTCACCTTCCGATTCGGAGAAGGAGGAAAGAGAGACGGAAGAAGAAAGGTCACCGCTGGATTGGAGCATACGGTACCGAATCGCCATCGGAGTAGCGAGAGCAATCGCGTACTTGCACGAGGAATGCTTGGAATGGGTGTTGCATCGAGACATAAAACCAGAGAACATCCTTCTAGACAACGATTTCTGCCCGAAGTTATCAGATTTCGGGTTGTCGAAGTTGAGGAAAAACGAGGAGACAACAGTGAGTATGTCTCGGATCAGAGGGACGCCTGGATATGTAGCACCGGAGCTGGTGAAATTGGGTTCAAATTCAATAACGACGAAGGCAGATGTGTACAGTTTCGGGATGGTGCTGCTGGAGATAATCAGCGGGACAAggaattttgagataaagagaTGGACAGTGGAGAGTGCAGATTGGTACTTTCCAGGATGGGCATTCGAGAAGGCGTTCGTGgaggagaagatgaaggagATATTAGACGGTCGGATAAGGGAAGAATACGAGAGGGGGGGTAATGTATGTATTGTTAATCGAATGGTGGAAACGGCGATGTGGTGTCTTCAAAACCAACCGGAGAAGAGACCGTCGATGGGGAAAGTGGTGAAGATGTTGGAAGGGAAGCTTGAAATTCCTCCTCCAGAAAAGCCTTCTATTTACTTCTTGTctcaatga
- the LOC101210438 gene encoding uncharacterized protein LOC101210438: protein MAGCKIYLKKRKTDWLNSLLQSKFFGSCVHHQNNRKNEKNVFCIDCGIAICRHCLISHCVHRRLQICKYVYQYVVRVPDLQDHLDCCNIQTYKINGEKAVHLSPRPQSKDSKPSTKLKFGGTCEACGRYIQDLPNRFCSIACKVSMVPMELNNQCCRFMDSEPNLKDIPWKENHNLEINTSEMESSSISVAESTEEIKAWRVKMVLNPKKLLHKRKGIPHRSPLK from the exons ATG GCAGGATGCAagatttatttgaagaaaaggaaaacagaTTGGCTTAATTCCCTTTTGCAAAGCAAATTTTTTGGTTCTTGTGTTCATCatcaaaacaatagaaaaaatgaaaagaatgtgTTTTGTATAGATTGTGGTATTGCTATCTGCAGGCATTGCCTGATATCTCATTGTGTTCATCGCCGGCTACAGATCTGTAAGTACGTTTATCAGTACGTCGTTCGTGTTCCCGACTTACAGGACCACCTTGATTGTTGCAATATTCAG ACTTATAAGATAAATGGGGAGAAGGCTGTTCATTTGAGTCCTCGTCCACAATCGAAAGATTCGAAACCGTcaacaaaattgaagtttgGAGGTACTTGTGAAGCTTGTGGGAGATACATACAAGACTTGCCTAATCGCTTCTGCTCGATCGCCTGCAAA GTCTCTATGGTTCCAATGGAACTCAACAATCAATGCTGTAGATTCATGGATTCAGAGCCAAATCTTAAAGATATTCCATGGAAGGAAAACCATAATCTAGAAATCAATACAAGTGAAATGGAATCATCATCGATCTCAGTAGCTGAATCAACTGAAGAGATTAAAGCATGGCGAGTGAAGATGGTGTTGAATCCAAAGAAGCTTTTGCATAAAAGGAAAGGCATTCCACATCGATCGCCTCTGAAGTAA
- the LOC105435693 gene encoding putative clathrin assembly protein At1g03050, protein MQTRFRRFLTAVKENCSVRYAKIVTASGYSDVDLIVIKATAPNDSPLPEKYVQELLKIFAFSPPSYRAFSLSFSRRFRKSHCCGVQLKCLLLLHRLLQSLPDNAEFRLHLLRSRSNGSISLYHCHSRQDEDYDTFIRSYARFLDEALNSDLSYYTKTLDDSHVHNSIGTISSRINEINRVIETTTQMQNIIDRVIDCKPVGRTSQSFVVRLAMKNIIRESFYCYHSVCRDLDSIEDSLLQLPYRSSVAAIGIYKKAAIQANQLSELYDWCKLMEVCSAYEFPDINRIPESRIQGIEATVRRMWEVTESSSSSTSSGASGRKGAVVRSEWEKFENGVKPALMELEERSWEDLLEASVSFTMEWNSLNWESNGEGEIIEFINTSSQLNPFNAYSFHQHSLRINTTPK, encoded by the coding sequence ATGCAGACAAGATTCCGGCGATTTCTCACCGCCGTCAAAGAGAATTGTTCCGTCCGCTACGCCAAAATCGTTACAGCCAGTGGATATTCCGACGTCGATCTCATAGTCATCAAAGCCACCGCTCCAAATGACTCACCGTTGCCGGAAAAGTACGTTCAAGAGCTTCTCAAGATCTTCGCCTTCTCTCCTCCTTCCTATCGAGCCTTTTCACTCAGCTTCTCCCGTCGATTTCGAAAATCTCACTGTTGTGGAGTTCAACTCAAATGTCTCCTTCTCCTCCACAGATTGCTCCAATCACTCCCCGACAACGCTGAATTCCGATTACACCTACTCCGCAGCCGATCCAATGGCTCAATTTCTCTTTACCATTGCCATAGCCGACAAGACGAAGATTATGACACTTTCATCAGATCCTACGCTCGGTTCCTCGACGAAGCTCTGAATTCCGATTTGTCCTATTACACAAAAACACTAGATGATTCACATGTACACAACTCGATCGGAACAATTTCAAGCAGAATCAACGAAATTAACAGAGTAATTGAAACAACAACACAGATGCAAAACATAATCGACAGAGTAATCGATTGCAAACCGGTTGGGAGAACATCACAAAGCTTCGTAGTTCGATTAGCTATGAAGAACATAATCCGCGAGAGCTTCTATTGCTATCACTCTGTCTGTCGAGATCTCGACTCAATCGAAGACAGTCTTCTTCAACTACCGTACCGGAGTTCTGTAGCAGCAATCGGAATCTACAAGAAGGCCGCGATTCAAGCAAATCAACTCTCGGAGCTTTACGATTGGTGCAAATTGATGGAAGTGTGCAGCGCGTATGAATTCCCGGACATTAATCGAATACCGGAATCGAGGATTCAAGGCATAGAAGCAACGGTGAGGAGAATGTGGGAGGTGACGGAATCGTCATCATCGTCTACCAGCTCCGGAGCATCGGGAAGAAAGGGAGCGGTGGTGAGGAGTGAGTGGGAGAAATTTGAGAATGGAGTGAAACCGGCATTGATGGAATTGGAAGAAAGGAGTTGGGAGGATTTGCTTGAAGCTTCAGTTTCGTTTACAATGGAATGGAATTCGTTGAATTGGGAAAGTAACGGAGAGGGAGAAATAATTGAATTCATCAATACTTCTTCTCAACTAAATCCCTTCAATGCTTATTCATTCCACCAACATTCTTTAAGAATTAATACAACACCAAAATGA